One region of Primulina tabacum isolate GXHZ01 chromosome 1, ASM2559414v2, whole genome shotgun sequence genomic DNA includes:
- the LOC142551551 gene encoding LOW QUALITY PROTEIN: exocyst complex component EXO70B1 (The sequence of the model RefSeq protein was modified relative to this genomic sequence to represent the inferred CDS: substituted 1 base at 1 genomic stop codon) encodes MAAATEGQDKVLATAQRIVQSLHNTSDTDDMLLILSSFDNRLSTLSTFVSSDDNTSNAVVDPRFVAAEQFILNEADTSFSDDYLVAVDEIIHLTEEINLNPRAADSADDVMDRAETALQLAMARLEDEFRHILIRNTVALDTERLHRSSISSSSVAIAIAGTEFFNDDVNENIEDVSSGRYSHNGHGRGISFGVDDMSSFDLIHPDAVIDLREIADRMIRSGYEKECCQVYCSVRRDVLDECLVILGVEKLSIEDVQRMEWRSLDDRMRKWIPAVKLVVRGLLSGEKRLCDQIFTGSDLIKEVCFLETSKGCVMQFLNFGEAVAVGRRSAEKLFRILDMYDALAAVLPGLQALFMDEDAGDMVCSEAKGVLDALGEAAIGTFVEFENAVQGEASRKPMQNGEIHPLTRYVMNYTKLLVDYSDTLNSLLETVEDNXGLEKEKNDNLETSMSLIAQRLLALITSLESNLEEKSRMYEDGAMQYIFLMNNILYIVQKVKDSELRNALGDNWIKKRRGLIRQHATHYLRAAWTKVLSCLKDEGIGGSSSSAAKVALKERFKNFNICFEDTYRIQTAWKVPDPQLREELRISISEKVIPAYRSFLGRFGSQLESGRHAGKYIKYSPEDLENYLLDLFEGTPLILHHMRRKST; translated from the coding sequence ATGGCGGCGGCTACTGAAGGCCAGGATAAGGTGTTGGCCACCGCGCAGCGGATTGTGCAGAGCCTACACAATACATCCGACACCGATGATATGCTTTTAATTCTCTCCTCCTTCGATAACCGTCTATCCACTCTCTCCACCTTCGTTTCATCCGATGATAACACATCCAACGCCGTTGTTGACCCCCGATTCGTGGCAGCCGAGCAGTTCATTCTGAACGAAGCAGACACCTCATTTTCGGACGATTACTTGGTTGCAGTTGACGAGATCATCCATTTGACCGAGGAAATCAACCTCAATCCGCGTGCCGCAGATTCCGCGGACGATGTGATGGACCGTGCGGAGACCGCGCTCCAGCTTGCAATGGCTCGTTTGGAGGATGAGTTTCGCCATATCCTGATCCGCAACACCGTCGCACTTGACACCGAGCGTCTTCATCGATCTTCGATCTCTTCCTCTTCGGTTGCGATTGCTATCGCTGGTACTGAGTTTTTCAACGATGACGTGaatgaaaatattgaagatGTCAGCAGCGGGAGGTACAGTCATAACGGTCACGGCAGGGGCATTAGCTTTGGTGTGGATGATATGTCATCTTTCGATTTGATCCATCCCGACGCAGTGATTGATCTGAGGGAGATCGCAGATCGGATGATCCGATCTGGTTACGAGAAGGAATGCTGCCAGGTGTATTGTAGTGTTCGCCGTGATGTTCTTGACGAGTGTTTGGTGATTCTTGGAGTTGAGAAATTGAGTATTGAGGACGTACAGAGGATGGAATGGCGGTCCTTGGATGATAGGATGAGGAAGTGGATTCCAGCAGTTAAATTAGTTGTTCGGGGTCTTTTATCTGGTGAGAAACGTTTATGTGATCAAATTTTTACAGGGTCTGATTTGATCAAGGAAGTTTGCTTCTTGGAAACATCTAAGGGATGCGTGATGCAGTTTTTAAATTTCGGAGAGGCGGTTGCAGTTGGGAGAAGGTCCGCTGAAAAATTGTTTAGGATTCTTGATATGTATGATGCATTGGCTGCGGTTTTACCAGGTTTACAGGCACTTTTTATGGATGAAGATGCAGGCGATATGGTGTGTAGTGAGGCAAAGGGAGTGTTAGATGCCCTGGGTGAGGCTGCAATTGGGACTTTTGTGGAGTTTGAGAATGCTGTTCAGGGGGAGGCTTCGAGGAAGCCGATGCAGAATGGTGAGATTCATCCACTCACTAGATATGTTATGAATTACACAAAATTGCTTGTGGATTATAGTGATACACTTAATTCACTATTGGAAACTGTTGAGGATAACTAAGGAttggaaaaagagaaaaatgatAATTTGGAGACAAGCATGTCTCTCATTGCTCAGCGCCTCTTGGCATTGATAACTTCTTTGGAATCAAATCTCGAGGAAAAATCGAGAATGTATGAGGATGGTGCGATGCAGTATATTTTTCTGATGAACAACATACTTTACATTGTACAAAAAGTTAAGGACTCAGAGCTCCGAAACGCTTTGGGTGATAACTGGATTAAGAAACGACGAGGCCTGATTCGGCAACATGCTACACATTATCTTAGAGCAGCATGGACCAAGGTCTTATCTTGTTTGAAAGATGAAGGGATCGGCGGGAGCTCAAGTAGTGCAGCAAAGGTGGCTTTGAAAGAaagattcaagaacttcaatATTTGTTTTGAAGATACCTATAGGATTCAAACTGCTTGGAAGGTTCCAGATCCTCAGCTTAGAGAGGAACTTCGCATATCCATTTCGGAAAAAGTGATTCCAGCATATCGATCATTCTTGGGAAGGTTTGGGAGTCAACTAGAGAGTGGGAGGCATGCTGGAAAATACATTAAATACTCTCCTGAGGATTTAGAGAATTATTTATTGGATCTGTTTGAAGGAACACCCCTTATTCTGCACCACATGAGAAGAAAAAGTACATAG
- the LOC142551560 gene encoding SNF1-related protein kinase regulatory subunit gamma-1-like gives MVMEESETPRSPEAKVGMQVEDLWDIQEQQLTPTEKLNACFESIPVSAFPPSPSSQVIEINSDTNLAEAVKLLARHKLLSAPVVDVKAPEDATWIDRYIGIVEFAGIVVWILHQSERMEGSNTAFDLATGDTEDATTASAVAVAANGMSSPRFRSMHPDSPTATCGKFFETLTSSDFYKNTKVGDISGSFRWAPFLALQKANSFLTMLLLLSKYRMKSIPVVDLGEAKVDNVITQSAVIHMLKECAGLHWFESWGSKKLFELGLPLMKPRQIVKVNEDEPVLQAFKLMRQKGVGGVPVVENGGSKAIGNISIRDIQFLLIAPQIYREYRSITAKNFLTTLRSYLEEEEHEKESPMLGGMVTCRRGDTLKEVITKLDSMKIHRIYVVDGGGNLEGVITLRDIISKLVHEPRGYFGDFFDGVLPLPANSRV, from the exons ATGGTGATGGAAGAAAGCGAAACGCCGAGGAGCCCAGAAGCTAAGGTGGGTATGCAAGTGGAGGATTTATGGGATATTCAAGAACAGCAGCTGACACCTACTGAGAAGCTTAACGCTTGTTTTGAGAGTATTCCTGTTTCCGCCTTCCCTCCTTCTCCCTCTTCCCAAG TTATTGAGATAAATTCGGATACAAATCTTGCGGAAGCCGTTAAATTACTTGCCCGTCATAAACTCCTTAGTGCACCAGTTGTGGATGTGAAAGCACCAGAAGATGCGACTTGGATCGACCGATATATTGGAATTGTAGAGTTTGCTGGCATAGTTGTTTGGATATTACATCAG TCTGAGAGGATGGAAGGCAGCAACACTGCCTTTGATTTGGCCACAGGCGACACAGAAGATGCTACTACTGCCTCGGCTGTTGCCGTAGCCGCAAACGGGATGTCATCTCCACGGTTTAGAAGTATGCATCCTGACTCTCCCACAGCAACTTGCGGGAAATTTTTCGAGACTCTTACTTCTTCTGATTTCTACAAGAACACCAAG GTTGGCGATATTTCTGGATCTTTTCGTTGGGCTCCATTTCTAGCGCTGCAGAAAGCAAACTCTTTTTTGACGATGCTCCTATTGCTATCAAAGTACAGAATGAAAAGTATTCCTGTGGTTGATTTAGGAGAAGCAAAGGTTGATAATGTCATCACTCAGAGTGCTGTTATTCACATGCTTAAAGAATGCGCTGGACTTCATTGGTTCGAGAGCTGGGGTTCGAAGAAACTGTTTGAACTCGGTCTTCCCCTTATGAAACCTAGACAAATCGTCAAG GTAAACGAAGACGAGCCTGTGCTGCAGGCGTTTAAATTGATGAGGCAGAAGGGAGTTGGAGGGGTGCCAGTGGTTGAAAATGGAGGAAGTAAGGCAATCGGTAATATAAGCATCAGGGATATCCAATTCCTTCTCATTGCACCACAAATTTACAGGGAATACAG ATCCATCACTGCAAAGAACTTCTTGACGACACTTAGAAGCTATCTGGAGGAGGAGGAGCATGAGAAGGAGTCTCCAATGTTGGGTGGCATGGTAACATGCCGGAGAGGCGATACTTTAAAAGAAGTCATAACTAAGCTCGACTCAATGAAGATCCACCGAATATATGTGGTGGATGGAGGTGGGAACCTGGAGGGTGTCATAACCCTGAGGGACATAATCTCGAAGCTGGTACACGAGCCTCGGGGTTATTTCGGGGATTTCTTCGATGGAGTCTTGCCACTGCCCGCGAATAGCAGGGTTTAA
- the LOC142551566 gene encoding SWI/SNF complex component SNF12 homolog translates to MNHHNIHNNHHPVRGNLSFGNPGGNQTQFPMQMPMNHNQQQLPNMPSQNQPPVRPYFPGHFQPSETQAQAFAQGQTVQVHTQSQVMATQPQGHISGSISSPSVPAPGSGGAGTGKRLHKPPSRPSGGLSAQGTASPMKTMELTPAAHRGKQKLPDKSIPDKVAAIVPESALYTQLVEFESRVDAALTRKKVDILEALKNPVRAQKILRLYLFNTYANQAQTDSMKENAEPPSWTLRIIGRILEDGKDPTLEGQVHKPGSSHPKFSTFFKKITIYLDQNLYPDNHVILWESTRSPVLHEGFEVKRKGDKEFTAIIILVMNYFPEKFKLSQALHEVLGIEVETRPRIIAALWHYLKTRKLQTPGDTSTFVLDSPLRKVFGEDKLKFSMVMQKITPHLIPAGPIHIEHKIKLSGGSPAGNTCYDVLVDIPWTLEREMSNFLANIDKNKEIEYCDEAIYSAIKEIHEHRRRRAFFLGFSQSPAEFINSLIASQARDLKLAALDTNRDVEKERQAEFYDQPWIEDAVIRYLNRKTAAGNEAPGSK, encoded by the exons ATGAATCACCATAATATTCATAACAACCACCACCCTGTGAGGGGAAATTTGAGTTTTGGAAATCCTGGAGGAAATCAAACGCAATTTCCGATGCAGATGCCCATGAATCATAACCAGCAACAGCTACCCAATATGCCGTCCCAGAACCAGCCTCCAGTTAGGCCCTACTTTCCTGGACATTTTCAACCATCGGAAACTCAGGCGCAGGCATTTGCGCAGGGCCAAACAGTTCAAGTGCATACTCAATCGCAAGTCATGGCCACCCAGCCTCAAGGCCACATTAGTGGCAGCATTTCCTCACCATCTGTGCCCGCTCCTGGCTCTGGAGGGGCAGGAACAGGGAAGCGCCTGCACAAACCACCTTCTCGGCCTTCTGGGGGCTTATCAGCTCAGGGAACCGCTTCCCCCATGAAAACCATGGAACTGACCCCAGCTGCACATAGAGGGAAGCAGAAGTTGCCGGATAAATCAATCCCTGATAAAGTTGCAGCAATAGTGCCAGAATCTGCTCTTTATACTCAACTGGTTGAATTCGAGTCTCGTGTGGACGCTGCCCTTACGAGGAAAAAGGTTGACATTTTAGAAGCCCTGAAAAATCCTGTACGTGCTCAGAAGATCCTGCGTTTATATTTGTTCAACACGTATGCAAACCAAGCACAGACAGATTCCATGAAGGAAAATGCTGAGCCTCCTTCTTGGACACTCCGCATAATTGGAAGAATTTTAGAAGATGGCAAAGATCCCACTTTGGAAGGACAGGTGCATAAACCAGGCTCTTCACACCCAAAGTTTTcaactttcttcaagaaaattacTATTTACTTGGACCAAAATCTGTACCCAGATAATCACGTAATACTTTGGGAGAGTACTCGGTCGCCTGTGCTTCAcgagggttttgaggtgaaGAGGAAAGGAGACAAGGAATTCACGGCAATTATTATATTGGTGATGAATTATTTCCCCGAAAAGTTCAAGCTTTCACAAGCTTTGCATGAAGTTCTTGGCATTGAGGTGGAGACACGACCTAGAATTATTGCCGCACTTTGGCATTATTTGAAAACGAGAAAATTACAAACACCTGGTGATACTTCCACCTTCGTGTTGGATTCACCTCTTAGGAAAGTGTTTGGAGAAGACAAGTTGAAATTTTCCATGGTTATGCAGAAGATAACACCCCATTTGATTCCAGCTGGTCCGATACACATAGAGCATAAAATTAAGCTTTCTGGTGGTAGTCCCGCTGGAAATACCTGTTATGATGTGCTTGTTGATATTCCTTGGACATTAGAAAGGGAAATGTCAAATTTTTTGGCCAACATAGATAAAAACAAGGAGATTGAATATTGTGATGAAGCCATTTATTCTGCTATAAAGGAAATCCATGAGCATCGCCGAAGGCGGgcattctttcttggatttaGTCAGTCACCTGCAGAGTTCATTAATTCCTTAATTGCTTCTCAAGCCAGGGATTTGAAGCTTGCTGCACTAGATACCAACCGTGATGTGGAGAAAGAGCGGCAAGCTGAGTTTTATGATCAACCAtg GATCGAAGATGCAGTTATCCGGTACCTAAATCGCAAGACTGCTGCTGGCAATGAAGCTCCTGGAAGCAAATAG